A single region of the Musa acuminata AAA Group cultivar baxijiao chromosome BXJ1-11, Cavendish_Baxijiao_AAA, whole genome shotgun sequence genome encodes:
- the LOC103971214 gene encoding uncharacterized protein LOC103971214, with protein sequence MGGPESPPNPNPKRSSLCVECGSNPWKYRCPGCSILTCSLPCVKSHKERTSCTGKRNRTEFVPLSQFDDKLLFSDYDLLEETKRVTESAHRLITGFGSNYRFHLPTRLRMLRNAANRRRTRLLSLPLGMSKRDKNQSRYNQKNNCIYWTVEWRFHSTEIVLFDHGVDEYGSISSVIEKHLAPSPWNNQLRQFCDISLDDLSFFIRKNAKGTKSPYRKLNIRAPIGQQLQNTVIVEYPVIYVFLPSHKYDFEVEKDAKSISRSEEAPVSASGIPSPKGILFREEKFEEGEMPLDTQVMDLKHCRTSQSSHHSQINKDDITSAEEGYHQDRSMQVVATKTLEPFPTEKHQAASAETKDHPTDVIPENLSQDDKFDFQQEIKDAYLDLMGEIDPDDFLCLDGVYSGGNEVVTDNPPYFGDNFLRDEELEEGEIPGY encoded by the exons ATGGGCGGACCGGAATCCCctccaaaccctaaccctaaaaggTCCTCTCTCTGCGTGGAGTGTGGCTCGAATCCATGGAAGTACCGTTGCCCCGGTTGCTCGATCCTTACTTGCAGCCTTCCCTGCGTCAAGTCTCACAAGGAGCGCACCAGCTGCACCGGAAAGCGGAATCGAACCGAGTTCGTGCCCCTCTCCCAATTCGATGACAAGCTCCTATTCTCTG ATTACGACTTGTTGGAGGAGACGAAGAGGGTAACGGAATCGGCTCATCGGTTGATTACTGGGTTCGGGAGCAATTACAGATTTCATCTGCCAACGAGGCTTCGGATGTTAAGGAATGCGGCAAATCGACGGAGGACTCGGCTGCTGAGCCTCCCACTTGGCATGTCCAAGAGAGACAAAAACCAGTCCCGCTACAATCAGAA GAATAATTGTATTTATTGGACTGTGGAGTGGAGATTTCATTCGACGGAAATTGTCTTATTTGACCATGG TGTAGATGAATATGGAAGCATTTCTTCTGTAATTGAGAAGCATCTAGCACCTAGCCCATGGAATAATCAGCTGAGGCaattttgtgatataagtttggaTGATTTGAGTTTTTTCATTCGGAAGAATGCAAAG GGAACCAAGTCACCATACCGTAAGCTGAACATCAGAGCTCCCATAGGTCAACAATTGCAGAACACTGTGATTGTGGAGTACCCTGTGATTTATGTTTTTCTTCCTTCACATAAGTATGATTTTGAAGTTGAGAAAGATGCAAAGTCGATTTCTAGGAGTGAAGAAGCTCCAGTTTCTGCTAGTGGTATCCCAAGCCCAAAGGGTATTTTGTTCAGGGAAGAGAAATTTGAAGAGGGTGAGATGCCTTTGGACACGCAGGTTATGGATCTTAAGCATTGCAGAACTTCTCAGTCTTCCCATCATTCTCAGATTAATAAGGATGATATTACATCTGCGGAAGAAGGTTATCACCAAGATAGGTCAATGCAAGTGGTAGCAACCAAAACTTTAGAACCTTTTCCTACTGAGAAGCATCAGGCTGCTAGTGCAGAAACCAAGGACCATCCGACTGATGTAATTCCAGAGAATCTTTCTCAGGATGATAAATTTGATTTCCAGCAGGAAATCAAAGATGCATATTTGGACCTTATGGGGGAAATAGATCCTGATGATTTTCTGTGTTTGGATGGTGTTTATAGTGGAGGGAATGAAGTAGTAACAGATAATCCCCCATATTTTGGTGATAACTTCTTGAGAGACGAGGAATTAGAGGAAGGGGAAATCCCAGGTTACTGA